The following proteins are co-located in the Bradyrhizobium sp. AZCC 2176 genome:
- a CDS encoding glycosyltransferase family 87 protein, which produces MLRYPSLRRPLDILFLVCCIALTADVLVPEILGNGKTKDYPLWFWAGQQVLHGRNLYPDDPATYFEFIYPPLSAVLLAIPSWFGKIPLYLCLSFLNIVAWWMTAQFSHAMAGSGRKPGPWLEALPGFVTVTFVFDMFDLGQPNLLLLALMLYGFWLLRDHRGWMAGSMFALAAAIKVFPVAVLPYLVWRRQWAAAAGMLVFIGVFLFVLPAPFRGFQHNVTELRTWYQGMVGTSSEKGFGQRDEQNWSWVNQSIIAVTHRLTRPVNYNQDDPSKPVRTMNIANVDFKTANWIVLAVSLAIGLGYLAVMPKAARRTERSDAEEIGILFCLITVASPLARQYYFLWLFFPITVLAHRAAYHPRPAVRTGTWVLLALAGGLLCLSLPLFSIDLQAYGNNLAATVLLTAGLVWHILHPPAADAALPQAAGELQLDADNKARSQG; this is translated from the coding sequence GTGCTGAGATATCCGTCGCTACGAAGGCCGCTCGATATCCTGTTTCTGGTCTGCTGCATCGCCTTGACGGCGGATGTGCTGGTCCCGGAAATCTTGGGCAACGGCAAGACCAAGGACTATCCGCTGTGGTTCTGGGCCGGGCAGCAGGTGCTGCACGGCAGGAATCTCTACCCCGACGATCCCGCCACCTATTTCGAATTCATCTATCCGCCGCTCTCGGCGGTGCTGCTCGCGATCCCGAGCTGGTTCGGCAAGATCCCGCTTTATCTCTGCCTGTCGTTTCTCAACATTGTCGCATGGTGGATGACGGCGCAGTTCTCGCACGCGATGGCCGGATCGGGGCGGAAGCCCGGGCCCTGGCTGGAAGCGCTGCCGGGCTTCGTCACCGTTACCTTCGTGTTCGACATGTTCGACCTTGGTCAGCCGAACCTCCTGCTGCTGGCGCTGATGCTGTACGGGTTCTGGCTGCTGCGCGATCACCGAGGATGGATGGCAGGCAGCATGTTTGCGCTTGCCGCCGCCATCAAGGTGTTTCCAGTGGCGGTGCTGCCTTATCTGGTGTGGCGCAGGCAGTGGGCGGCGGCCGCCGGCATGCTGGTGTTCATCGGTGTCTTCCTGTTCGTGCTGCCGGCGCCGTTTCGCGGCTTCCAGCACAATGTCACGGAGCTGAGGACCTGGTACCAGGGCATGGTGGGGACCAGTTCGGAGAAGGGGTTCGGGCAGCGCGACGAGCAGAACTGGTCCTGGGTCAACCAGTCGATCATCGCGGTGACGCACCGGCTGACGCGGCCGGTGAACTACAATCAGGACGATCCGTCCAAGCCCGTGCGGACGATGAATATCGCCAACGTCGATTTCAAGACGGCGAACTGGATCGTGCTGGCTGTTTCGCTCGCGATCGGGCTCGGCTATCTCGCGGTAATGCCGAAGGCCGCGCGCCGTACGGAGCGCTCCGATGCCGAGGAGATCGGCATTCTCTTTTGTCTGATCACCGTCGCCTCGCCTTTGGCCCGCCAATATTACTTTCTGTGGCTGTTCTTTCCGATCACCGTGCTGGCCCATCGCGCGGCGTATCATCCGAGGCCCGCGGTCAGGACCGGCACGTGGGTATTGCTCGCCTTGGCAGGCGGCTTGTTGTGCCTCTCGCTTCCGCTGTTTTCGATCGACCTGCAGGCGTATGGCAACAATCTCGCAGCGACCGTCCTGCTCACCGCAGGGCTGGTCTGGCACATATTGCATCCGCCTGCGGCGGATGCCGCCTTGCCTCAGGCCGCGGGCGAGCTACAACTTGATGCCGATAACAAGGCTCGCAGCCAAGGGTAA
- a CDS encoding DUF4332 domain-containing protein gives MTYPLSEIEGLTAYSASKLKSQGIRTTEALLEAARTVKGRKALAAKTGISEQQLLEWANFSDYMRIPGMGKAKVGLVRAAGVTTVRELALRNPARLAQNIKDVNTKRKLVRVLPSERSVEQLIEQARRLPPKISY, from the coding sequence ATGACATATCCCCTCTCCGAGATCGAAGGCTTGACCGCCTACTCCGCCTCGAAGCTGAAATCGCAGGGCATTCGTACCACCGAAGCGCTGCTGGAAGCCGCCCGCACGGTCAAGGGACGCAAGGCGCTCGCGGCGAAGACCGGCATCAGCGAGCAGCAACTGCTCGAATGGGCCAATTTTTCCGACTACATGCGAATTCCCGGGATGGGTAAGGCCAAGGTAGGCCTGGTGCGTGCGGCGGGCGTCACCACTGTGCGTGAGCTCGCGCTCCGCAATCCGGCGCGGCTGGCCCAGAACATTAAAGACGTGAATACCAAGCGCAAACTTGTCCGGGTTTTGCCTTCGGAGAGGTCGGTCGAGCAATTGATCGAACAGGCGCGCAGGCTTCCGCCGAAGATCAGCTACTAA
- a CDS encoding GFA family protein, whose amino-acid sequence MTENNKTVLTGGCQCGAIRFAMSKAPTKISICHCRMCQKASGAPFASFADIEHEHFTWTRGNPASFQSSSIAERDFCAACGTPMSFRLIGGPRIEIMTGTFDRPDRVVPTRQYGTESRLGWVVGIANLPSQTTQQNYGPEKMATIASHQHPDHD is encoded by the coding sequence ATGACGGAAAACAACAAGACTGTCCTGACCGGTGGCTGCCAGTGCGGCGCCATCCGCTTTGCGATGTCGAAGGCGCCGACCAAGATCAGCATCTGCCATTGCCGGATGTGCCAGAAGGCATCGGGCGCGCCGTTTGCCTCCTTCGCCGACATCGAACACGAACATTTCACCTGGACCCGCGGCAATCCGGCTTCGTTCCAGTCCTCCTCCATCGCCGAGCGCGATTTCTGCGCGGCCTGCGGCACGCCGATGAGCTTCCGCCTGATTGGCGGTCCCCGGATCGAGATCATGACCGGCACGTTCGACCGTCCCGACAGGGTGGTGCCGACGCGGCAATATGGAACCGAATCCCGGCTCGGCTGGGTGGTCGGTATCGCCAACCTCCCGAGCCAGACCACGCAGCAGAATTACGGCCCGGAGAAGATGGCGACCATCGCCAGCCATCAGCATCCGGACCATGATTAG
- a CDS encoding helicase HerA-like domain-containing protein — MVTSDNKTADTDQKIFIGKGEQTAWLTLALANRHGLVTGATGTGKTVSLQVMAEGFARAGVPVFAADIKGDLSGISEVGEGKDFILKRAGEMGLNFQPDQFSTVFWDVFGEQGHPVRATVTEMGPLLLSRMLDLNDVQEGVLNVAFRVADENGLTLIDMKDLRSLLDAIVPNGRKKGPDAEEDPLAEIRMAAQSFGNVSKATVGTIQRQLLVLENQGGTKFFGEPALTLKDFMKIDSDGRGMVNILVADKLMQSPRLYATFLLWMLSELFEELPEAGDLPKPKLVFFFDEAHLLFNDAPKALLDKIEQVVRLIRSKGVGVYFVTQNPIDVPDKVLAQLGNRVQHALRAFTPRDQKAVNAAAQTFRPNPKLDTARVIMELGKGEALVSFLEGGGTPTMVERVMIRPPTARIGPITPEERKAIMNESPVKGKYDSAVDAESAYEMLAKRVAGTAAPADGADSGPGAGGGILGQIGSIVGTIFGTNVKRGRLSTGQVIARDVTRSVTNKVVGGIVADLGKSVGGSLGSSVGRALVRGALGGLLRR, encoded by the coding sequence ATGGTGACCTCAGATAACAAGACGGCCGATACCGACCAGAAGATTTTCATCGGTAAGGGCGAACAGACGGCCTGGCTTACGCTTGCGCTTGCCAATCGGCATGGGCTTGTCACCGGAGCGACCGGGACCGGCAAGACCGTGTCGCTGCAGGTGATGGCGGAAGGCTTTGCCCGCGCCGGTGTTCCCGTGTTCGCAGCCGATATCAAGGGCGATCTGTCCGGAATTTCCGAGGTCGGCGAGGGTAAGGACTTCATCCTCAAGCGCGCCGGAGAGATGGGCCTCAATTTCCAGCCCGACCAGTTCTCGACGGTGTTTTGGGACGTGTTCGGCGAGCAGGGCCACCCGGTCCGCGCCACGGTCACCGAGATGGGGCCATTATTGCTGTCGCGGATGCTCGATCTGAACGACGTGCAGGAAGGCGTTCTCAATGTCGCATTCCGCGTGGCGGATGAAAACGGCTTGACGCTGATCGACATGAAGGATCTGCGGTCGCTGTTGGACGCGATCGTTCCCAATGGCCGCAAGAAGGGACCGGATGCCGAGGAGGATCCGCTTGCCGAGATCCGAATGGCTGCGCAGAGCTTCGGCAATGTCAGCAAGGCGACCGTGGGGACCATTCAACGCCAGCTTCTGGTGCTGGAAAACCAGGGCGGAACGAAATTCTTCGGCGAGCCGGCGCTCACGCTGAAGGATTTCATGAAGATCGACAGCGACGGCCGGGGAATGGTCAACATTCTGGTTGCCGACAAGCTGATGCAGAGCCCCAGGCTCTATGCCACCTTCCTGTTGTGGATGCTGTCGGAACTGTTTGAGGAACTGCCGGAAGCCGGCGACCTGCCGAAGCCGAAATTGGTGTTTTTCTTCGACGAGGCGCATCTGTTGTTCAACGACGCGCCGAAGGCGCTGCTGGACAAGATCGAACAGGTGGTCCGGCTGATCCGCTCCAAGGGAGTCGGCGTCTATTTCGTTACGCAAAATCCCATCGACGTGCCGGACAAGGTGCTGGCCCAGTTGGGCAACCGCGTTCAGCACGCGCTGCGCGCCTTTACGCCGCGCGACCAGAAGGCGGTGAATGCGGCGGCGCAGACCTTCCGGCCGAATCCGAAGCTCGACACCGCCCGCGTCATCATGGAACTCGGCAAGGGTGAAGCGCTGGTGTCATTTCTCGAAGGTGGCGGCACGCCGACCATGGTCGAGCGCGTCATGATCCGGCCGCCGACGGCGCGGATCGGGCCGATCACGCCGGAGGAACGCAAGGCGATCATGAACGAGAGCCCGGTCAAGGGCAAATACGATAGCGCGGTCGACGCCGAGTCCGCCTATGAGATGCTGGCGAAGCGTGTTGCTGGAACGGCGGCGCCTGCGGATGGAGCGGATAGCGGCCCGGGTGCCGGCGGCGGAATTCTTGGACAGATCGGTTCCATTGTCGGCACGATCTTCGGCACCAACGTCAAGCGCGGCCGGCTGTCGACCGGTCAAGTAATTGCGCGCGATGTTACGCGCTCCGTCACCAACAAGGTGGTCGGCGGCATCGTCGCCGATCTCGGCAAGTCGGTCGGCGGATCGCTCGGCAGTTCGGTTGGGCGCGCGCTGGTGCGCGGCGCGCTCGGCGGATTGCTGCGGCGGTAA
- a CDS encoding M20/M25/M40 family metallo-hydrolase — MSNAKIQPVLDHIDADFDNSLERLFALLRIKSISADPAFAGDCKAAADHLAKDIATLGFKAEVRPTAGHPAIVAKASGGADGRPHVLFYGHYDVQPVDPLNLWHRPPFEPVVTDHADGRKIIVARGAEDDKGQLMTFVEACRAWKKVTGSLPVDITIIIEGEEEIGSKNFVPFLEANKGDLKADFALVCDTGMWDQNTPAITTSLRGLVYDEVKIKAANRDLHSGIFGGGARNPIRVLTNILGGLHDENGHITIPGFYDGVKDLPPDILAQWKNLNLTPESFLKPIGLAIPAGEKDRLLIEQVSSRPTCDINGIIGGYTGEGSKTVIPAEASAKVSFRLVEGQNPEKIRKAFRDYVSARVPADCKAEFTDHSNAPAIALDWNMKPLAAAKRALTDEWGKEALLIGSGASIPIVADFKRTLGLDTVLVGFGLDDDNIHSPNEKYDLKSYHKGIRSWARILGAFAEAK, encoded by the coding sequence ATGTCCAACGCAAAGATCCAGCCGGTCCTCGACCACATCGACGCCGATTTCGACAACAGCCTCGAGCGGCTGTTCGCGCTGCTGCGGATCAAGTCGATCTCGGCCGATCCGGCCTTCGCCGGCGATTGCAAGGCGGCCGCCGATCATCTTGCGAAGGATATCGCAACGCTCGGCTTCAAGGCCGAGGTAAGGCCGACGGCAGGGCATCCCGCGATCGTCGCCAAAGCCAGTGGCGGCGCCGACGGCCGGCCGCATGTGCTGTTCTACGGACATTATGATGTGCAGCCGGTCGATCCGCTCAATCTGTGGCATCGTCCGCCGTTCGAGCCCGTCGTCACCGATCACGCCGACGGCCGCAAGATCATCGTTGCGCGCGGGGCGGAGGACGACAAAGGGCAGTTGATGACCTTCGTCGAAGCCTGCCGCGCCTGGAAGAAGGTGACGGGATCGCTGCCGGTCGACATCACCATCATCATCGAGGGTGAGGAAGAAATCGGATCGAAGAATTTCGTGCCGTTCCTGGAAGCGAACAAGGGCGACCTCAAGGCCGATTTTGCGCTGGTCTGCGACACCGGCATGTGGGACCAGAACACGCCGGCCATCACCACTTCGCTGCGCGGGCTCGTCTATGACGAGGTCAAGATCAAGGCCGCCAATCGCGACCTGCATTCCGGCATTTTCGGCGGCGGCGCGCGCAACCCGATCCGGGTGCTGACGAATATTCTCGGTGGCCTGCACGACGAGAACGGCCACATCACCATTCCCGGATTCTATGATGGCGTGAAGGACCTGCCGCCGGACATCCTGGCGCAGTGGAAGAACCTCAACCTCACGCCGGAGTCATTTTTAAAGCCGATCGGTCTCGCGATTCCGGCCGGCGAGAAGGACCGCCTGCTGATCGAGCAGGTGTCCTCGCGCCCGACCTGCGACATCAACGGCATCATCGGCGGCTATACCGGCGAGGGCTCCAAGACCGTGATCCCGGCCGAGGCTTCCGCAAAAGTTTCGTTCCGCCTGGTGGAGGGACAAAACCCTGAGAAGATCCGCAAGGCGTTTCGCGACTATGTCAGCGCGCGCGTGCCGGCCGACTGCAAGGCTGAGTTCACCGACCACTCCAACGCGCCGGCGATCGCGCTCGACTGGAACATGAAGCCGCTGGCAGCCGCCAAGCGCGCGCTGACGGACGAGTGGGGCAAGGAAGCGCTTCTGATCGGCTCGGGCGCCTCGATCCCGATCGTGGCGGATTTCAAACGTACGCTCGGCCTCGACACCGTGCTGGTCGGCTTCGGCCTCGACGACGACAACATCCATTCGCCGAACGAGAAGTACGACCTGAAGAGCTACCACAAGGGCATCCGCTCCTGGGCGCGGATTTTGGGGGCGTTCGCGGAAGCGAAGTAG
- the folB gene encoding dihydroneopterin aldolase, with protein MSDTIFITGVVIHARHGVMEHETEVGQRFVIDLELSIDLSEPSRTDHLSDTVSYASVVATATAAFKNTNYKLLERAAGAVADALLAAFARIDAIKVTVHKPHAPIAAIFEDVGVVLTRKRPSP; from the coding sequence ATGAGCGATACGATCTTCATCACCGGCGTCGTCATCCATGCCCGCCACGGCGTGATGGAGCACGAAACGGAAGTCGGCCAGCGGTTTGTCATCGATCTCGAACTTTCCATCGACCTGTCGGAGCCCTCACGCACCGATCATCTGTCCGACACTGTATCCTATGCCAGTGTGGTGGCGACCGCGACGGCGGCGTTCAAGAACACCAATTACAAGCTCCTGGAGCGCGCCGCCGGCGCCGTTGCGGACGCGCTACTCGCGGCGTTTGCGCGCATCGACGCGATCAAGGTCACCGTGCACAAGCCGCATGCGCCGATTGCCGCGATCTTCGAGGATGTCGGCGTGGTGCTGACGCGCAAACGGCCATCGCCCTGA
- a CDS encoding DUF2267 domain-containing protein produces the protein MDELVGRLASKAGIDSAVAEKTIGIVLGFLRNEGPSDKVQALIDQIPGAEAAIAANGSNGGFSRLMGGGLMAVGTRLMALGLGMNEIQSVARELFRFGRDKIGADQMGEIISGTPGLNQFA, from the coding sequence ATGGACGAACTGGTAGGACGGCTGGCCTCCAAGGCCGGCATCGATAGCGCTGTCGCTGAAAAAACCATTGGCATCGTTTTGGGTTTTCTCCGTAACGAGGGGCCCTCCGACAAGGTTCAGGCCCTGATCGACCAAATTCCGGGCGCCGAAGCCGCGATTGCAGCGAACGGCAGCAATGGCGGATTTTCGCGGCTGATGGGCGGAGGCTTGATGGCGGTCGGCACCAGGCTGATGGCGCTCGGTCTGGGCATGAACGAGATTCAAAGCGTGGCGCGTGAACTTTTCAGGTTCGGCCGCGACAAAATCGGAGCGGATCAAATGGGCGAAATCATTTCAGGGACACCGGGCCTCAACCAGTTCGCATAG
- the folP gene encoding dihydropteroate synthase, whose product MIAAKPSPTAATGHPVLPALLSRPYPVVMGVLNVTPDSFSDGGQFATPERALAQARRMIAEGADIIDIGAESTRPYGSEPISAEEELKRLQPVLPDVVALGIPVSIDSMKSAVVAWALDQGAVIANDIWGLQRDSGMAGLVAERGAPVIIMHNRESADPAIDIMQDISNFFAGSLDIAARAGISPDKIILDPGIGFGKTPEQSMTALARLAELQSFGLPVLVGASRKRFISTVTPSEPHQRLGGSIAAHLLAAQNGARIIRAHDVTETVQALRVTAAIREQG is encoded by the coding sequence ATGATCGCAGCCAAGCCCAGCCCCACCGCCGCGACCGGTCATCCGGTGCTGCCTGCGCTGCTGTCCAGGCCCTATCCGGTGGTGATGGGCGTGCTCAATGTGACCCCCGATTCATTCTCGGACGGCGGACAGTTCGCGACCCCTGAGCGCGCGCTGGCGCAGGCCCGGCGGATGATCGCCGAGGGCGCCGACATCATCGACATCGGCGCGGAATCCACCCGGCCCTACGGATCGGAACCGATCTCGGCGGAAGAAGAATTGAAGCGCCTGCAGCCGGTACTGCCCGACGTCGTCGCGCTCGGCATTCCCGTGTCGATCGACAGCATGAAATCGGCCGTCGTCGCCTGGGCGCTCGATCAGGGTGCAGTCATCGCCAACGATATCTGGGGCCTGCAGCGCGATTCCGGCATGGCTGGCCTCGTCGCCGAGCGCGGCGCGCCTGTCATCATCATGCATAATCGCGAGAGTGCCGATCCTGCCATCGACATCATGCAGGATATCTCCAATTTCTTTGCAGGCTCGCTCGACATCGCAGCCCGCGCCGGAATTTCGCCTGACAAAATTATCCTCGACCCCGGCATCGGCTTCGGCAAGACGCCCGAGCAGAGCATGACCGCGCTGGCGCGGCTCGCTGAGTTGCAGTCGTTCGGACTGCCAGTGTTGGTCGGCGCCTCGCGCAAGCGTTTCATCAGCACGGTGACGCCATCGGAGCCACACCAGCGTCTCGGCGGCTCGATTGCCGCGCATCTGCTGGCGGCCCAGAATGGAGCGCGGATCATCCGGGCGCATGACGTCACCGAAACCGTACAGGCGCTGCGCGTCACCGCCGCAATCAGGGAACAGGGATGA
- a CDS encoding methylmalonyl-CoA mutase family protein → MTKTDELTLAAEFPQATYEDWRKLVDGVLKGAPFEKLVSKTSDGLKIDPIYRRAKGATPVAGRAAAAPWQIMQRIDHPDAKAANAQALHDLDNGATGLTLVFAGANGAHGFGLDPSAEAVAQVLDGIYLDAGIGIELQIGPQSRMAAIHVAEYITRKGIQAAACDIRFGLDPLGSCAVWGSNPYSWEEIVPAVTGAIKGLAAMGFKGPLAAADGRVIHDAGGSEVQELAFVLASGVAYLRAVEQAGIALEDAQGMVYARLSADADQFLTLAKFRALRLLWARIEQACGLAPKPLFIAADTAWRMLTQRDANVNMLRATMATFSAGLGGANAITVLPHTLALGLPDPFARRVARNTQLVLLEESNLAKVSDPAAGSGGIETLTKQLGEAAWTLFQEIEKAGGIFAALEQNLIQRKVVATRAAREANIAKRRDVLTGATEFPNLHEAEIEVLDARPIVLPSYGEAKYKFDPLPPIRLAAPFEALRDKSDETLKTSGTRPKVFLANLGTPANFTARATFAKNFFETGGIEAIDTQGFADPAAVATAFKTSGAAIACLCSSDKVYAEQAVAAAGALQAAGARHIYLAGRPGEQEAALRSAGVGDFIFAGGDALAVLQEAWRRMERA, encoded by the coding sequence ATGACCAAGACCGACGAGCTGACATTGGCCGCGGAGTTTCCGCAGGCAACCTACGAGGACTGGCGCAAGCTGGTCGACGGGGTGCTGAAGGGCGCGCCGTTCGAGAAACTGGTCAGCAAGACGTCCGATGGGTTGAAGATCGACCCGATCTATCGCCGCGCGAAAGGAGCCACGCCGGTCGCTGGCCGTGCTGCGGCTGCACCCTGGCAAATCATGCAGCGGATCGATCATCCCGATGCGAAGGCGGCCAACGCCCAGGCGCTGCACGATCTGGACAACGGCGCGACGGGGCTGACACTGGTGTTCGCCGGCGCCAATGGCGCCCACGGGTTTGGATTGGATCCGTCGGCGGAGGCGGTCGCGCAGGTTCTCGATGGCATCTATCTCGACGCCGGGATCGGCATCGAACTTCAGATCGGTCCGCAATCGCGAATGGCGGCCATTCACGTGGCGGAATACATCACGCGCAAAGGCATCCAGGCCGCCGCCTGCGATATCCGCTTCGGGCTGGACCCGCTCGGGTCCTGCGCGGTGTGGGGCTCCAATCCCTATAGCTGGGAGGAGATCGTGCCGGCGGTCACGGGCGCGATCAAAGGCCTCGCCGCGATGGGCTTCAAGGGCCCGCTCGCGGCTGCTGATGGGCGAGTGATCCACGATGCCGGTGGATCGGAGGTGCAGGAACTGGCATTCGTGCTGGCTTCCGGTGTCGCCTATCTGCGCGCGGTCGAACAGGCAGGCATTGCGCTCGAAGACGCACAGGGCATGGTGTATGCGCGGCTCAGCGCAGATGCCGACCAGTTCCTGACACTGGCGAAATTCCGGGCGTTGCGGCTGTTGTGGGCGCGGATCGAACAGGCCTGCGGCCTCGCACCCAAACCCCTGTTCATTGCTGCCGATACCGCCTGGCGCATGCTGACGCAGCGCGACGCTAACGTGAACATGCTGCGCGCGACGATGGCGACCTTCTCCGCCGGGCTCGGCGGCGCCAACGCCATCACGGTATTGCCGCACACCCTGGCGCTTGGATTGCCGGATCCGTTTGCGCGGCGGGTCGCGCGCAATACGCAACTGGTACTCCTGGAAGAGTCCAACCTCGCCAAGGTCTCCGATCCCGCGGCCGGCTCCGGCGGCATCGAAACGTTGACCAAGCAGCTTGGCGAAGCCGCATGGACGCTGTTTCAGGAAATCGAAAAGGCCGGTGGCATTTTCGCTGCGCTCGAACAAAATCTGATCCAGCGCAAGGTTGTCGCGACGCGGGCCGCGCGCGAGGCCAATATCGCCAAACGCCGAGACGTGCTGACGGGCGCAACCGAGTTTCCGAACCTGCATGAGGCTGAGATCGAGGTGCTCGATGCCAGGCCGATCGTGCTGCCGTCCTACGGCGAAGCCAAATACAAGTTCGATCCCCTGCCGCCGATACGGCTGGCCGCGCCGTTCGAGGCGTTGCGGGACAAATCGGACGAGACGCTCAAGACATCCGGCACGCGGCCAAAAGTCTTCCTCGCCAATCTCGGCACGCCGGCCAACTTCACTGCGCGCGCCACCTTTGCCAAGAATTTCTTCGAGACCGGCGGCATCGAGGCGATCGACACGCAAGGATTTGCCGACCCTGCGGCGGTGGCCACCGCGTTCAAGACGTCAGGTGCTGCGATCGCCTGCCTTTGCTCGTCCGATAAGGTCTATGCGGAACAAGCGGTAGCCGCTGCAGGGGCCCTTCAAGCCGCCGGCGCGAGACATATCTATCTGGCAGGGCGGCCCGGCGAGCAGGAGGCCGCGCTACGCTCGGCCGGCGTTGGCGATTTCATTTTTGCCGGCGGCGACGCGCTGGCGGTGCTGCAGGAAGCTTGGCGGCGAATGGAGCGAGCATGA
- the folK gene encoding 2-amino-4-hydroxy-6-hydroxymethyldihydropteridine diphosphokinase: MADVLIALGGNVGDVRGTFKKAIANICGMTQAALLARSSDYTTPPWGEEHQAPFINACIEIETSLDPHALLFTLHKIEKKFGRDRADETRWGPRTLDLDLIAYDDVRIDKPELTLPHPRAFERAFVLVPLAEIAPDRIIAGRRVADVLAQLSTEGIQRLPDLD, from the coding sequence ATGGCGGACGTGCTGATCGCGCTCGGCGGCAATGTCGGCGACGTCCGCGGGACATTCAAAAAAGCCATCGCCAATATTTGCGGCATGACACAGGCCGCCCTGCTCGCGCGTTCCTCCGACTACACCACTCCGCCCTGGGGCGAGGAACACCAGGCGCCCTTTATCAATGCCTGCATCGAGATCGAGACCAGCCTCGATCCGCATGCGCTGCTGTTCACGCTGCACAAGATCGAGAAGAAGTTCGGCCGCGACCGCGCCGATGAGACGCGCTGGGGTCCGCGTACCCTCGACCTCGATCTGATCGCCTATGACGACGTCAGGATCGACAAGCCGGAACTGACGCTGCCGCATCCGCGGGCTTTCGAGCGCGCCTTTGTGCTGGTCCCGCTGGCCGAGATCGCGCCCGATCGTATCATTGCGGGACGCCGCGTCGCCGACGTGCTGGCGCAGCTTTCGACCGAGGGGATCCAGCGGCTGCCCGACCTGGATTGA